Genomic DNA from Rana temporaria chromosome 1, aRanTem1.1, whole genome shotgun sequence:
CGACTACATCACCGCTGAATCCCCACCACAGTAAGGTAAGGTCACTTTCATCTAACCAATCAATTGATCTTTATATATTTATCACATAAACCTCTGCAATATTATTATCTGAATGTTCATTAAATAATAAAGAACTATATATTAAAAACTGCCAAAAGAGGCAATGGATGAAGGTTCAGGACAGGATATTATgtaatacaatgtatagagaaGACAGAATAGACATTGCAGTGACCAGCCTGATGAAAAAGTTGTTAATAATACGTTAAATGCAATAAAAGTTGAGGTAGTAATTTGTGTGATGTAATACATGTTATACCATTGCATGATTTTCTTGTTTATAAATAGATTGCTGGCTTTCCTTATTTAGTCCTTTAAATCCATAAATTTATGTCGTTGTGTTCCAGCTTTATATTTAGTGGCCAAACCTTATTCCTGAGTCCTATACATATAGATGTGGAGGTCTATTGAGCATTTCATATTTATGCATATATAACTGAGGGTAACAGTATTCATATTTGACACATTTCTatggtttatttttaaagtaaatttgtgtaataaaaacattgtttttttgctCTCCAGGACACTATGGCCCCCATTGCTCATGGTGTGGAACGTCTTCTGGACAGAATGGTCTCCTTCTCCTCACAAGGACTACAGAAGGTAGACATACAGGAGCACTTCCTCATTGTGAAGGAACTTGGAGAAGGCGGTTTTGGAAAAATATTCTTGGCACACAACAGGAACACAGGTAATTAATCCAATCACCATTTCAATGTCTTCTACAAATATTTATGTATATGTCAGTAAATCTGATCTGTAAGATATAGACTTTTCAAAAGGGGTCACTAATTGTAGAAATTACCAGCTTAATATTTCCAATTTTTTGATCTAAGGTtaacttattttttgtttttcacaggTCAAAGAATGGCATTGAAGGTCATTGATAAAAACAGAAGCAGTCAGCGGTCTTTCCTCCGGGAGTTCAGTATTTCCTTTTTGCTTTCAGTTCATCCCAGCATCATTGAATGCTGTGGCTCCGCCTTCACCACCACCGACCACTTTGTATTTGCCCAAGAACTGGCACCTCTTGGCGATCTACTCTCCATGATTATACCAAATGTAAGTACAATTAGAATACTGTAtaagtacaaatatatatatatttttgtaggtTTGCATAAAGTTAAGAGTTCCTGACAATTTATTTGATGCTGTCTGTATCCTTTTGgaaagatttcctatcactttctcTCCCAGAGATGTAACAAGAAGTCAGAGGAAACTCTCTTAGCTTAGGTTGGTAGAGGTGTTCATGTTGAAAGATTTACTTGAAGCTATTATAACTATTTGTACTTGTTCTGAGCATCTAAATATGGAaaaatacatgcatacatactgtacatagggCTATACATATAATTTTATTGTTTCTGGGTAAATCCGAATTTCGTGTTTCTTGAGAAGTATTCATATGTTCTCCAGTCCTTATATTCTACAATACTGTATTTCACATATTTTGTACCttggttatttttattaattaacgttttttctttttttattaggtTGGAATTCCAGAACATGCAGTAAAAAGATGTGCTGTGCAGATCTCAAGTGCTCTTGAATTCATGGCAGCAAAAGGACTGGTACACATGGATGTGAAGCCAGATAATGTTTTAGTTTTTGACCAGGACTGCCACTCCATCAAGCTCACAGACTTTGGCCTTGCTAAGGTCAAAGGGACAGTGATTAGGGGCATGTGTGGCACCACGTCCTTTATGGCTCAAGAAATGTGCAAAGTTGAAATTTCAGATGGCCTGGTTGCGGATGGAAGCCTTGACGTTTGGTCGTTCGGAGTGGTCATCTATTGCCTACTTACAGGGGAGCTTCCATGGGAG
This window encodes:
- the LOC120925082 gene encoding serine/threonine-protein kinase SBK1-like, which codes for MVSFSSQGLQKVDIQEHFLIVKELGEGGFGKIFLAHNRNTGQRMALKVIDKNRSSQRSFLREFSISFLLSVHPSIIECCGSAFTTTDHFVFAQELAPLGDLLSMIIPNVGIPEHAVKRCAVQISSALEFMAAKGLVHMDVKPDNVLVFDQDCHSIKLTDFGLAKVKGTVIRGMCGTTSFMAQEMCKVEISDGLVADGSLDVWSFGVVIYCLLTGELPWEDAIPEDVKYKRFVEWQSNFQMHKFPETLTKVGSGIWWMLGDLWAIDCTKRCQPSEVLKYLSESWKAETIRQGDEDPIEKSYYVQSHEPLCEASHLNTSQDSDTTFRSTSGHLVIDTSVSEFDITPEPQKYNMAEALIVFD